In the Telopea speciosissima isolate NSW1024214 ecotype Mountain lineage chromosome 2, Tspe_v1, whole genome shotgun sequence genome, one interval contains:
- the LOC122650150 gene encoding mitogen-activated protein kinase 20-like — MQQEQRKKNPTEMEFFTDYGDANRYKIQEVVGKGSYGLVCSAIDIHTGEKVAIKKIHDIFEHISDAARILREIKLLRLLRHPDIVEIKHIMLPPSRRDFKDIYVVFELMESDLHQVIKANDDLTREHYQFFLYQLLRALKYIHTANVYHRDLKPKNILANANCKLKICDFGLARVAFNDTPTTIFWTDYVATRWYRAPELCGSFFSKYTPAIDIWSIGCIFAEVLTGKPLFPGKNVVHQLDLMTDLLGTPSLETVSRIRNEKARRYLTTMRKKQPMPLSQKFPNADPQALKLLERLLAFDPKDRPTAEEALADPYFKGLSKVEREPSCQPITKLEFEFERRRVTKEDIRELIFREILEYHPQLLKDYMNGTERTSFLYPSAVDQFRKQFAHLEENGGKSGPVIPLERKHVSLPRSTIVHSNTIPPKEQQNLGTFRDRQNSEEACRKNSRDTNGISHIPRTLQASHRIPMAKPGKVVGPVMSYENGSDIKSCYDPKLLTRNAVLPPQGIPPPYCYRRPSMKHERSGAEGERDLTQTKPQPPPQCGMLAKLAPEIAIDMNSSPFYLTRAGVMKADQVDDRIAVDTSLLQAKSQFGGIGAAAAAAAAAVAHRNVGTVQYGMTRMY, encoded by the exons ATGCAGCAAGAGCAGAGAAAGAAG AATCCAACAGAGATGGAATTCTTCACAGATTATGGTGATGCCAATAGATATAAAATACAGGAAGTCGTTGGGAAAGGAAGTTATGGCCTCGTCTGCTCCGCCATTGACATCCATACTGGAGAGAAAGTGGCAATAAAGAAAATACATGATATTTTTGAGCACATATCAGATGCTGCACGAATCCTGCGTGAGATCAAGCTGCTTAGGCTTCTTCGACATCCGGACATTGTTGAAATAAAGCATATTATGTTGCCACCCTCAAGGAGGGACTTCAAAGATATTTATGTTGTTTTTGAGCTCATGGAGTCAGATCTTCACCAAGTCATCAAAGCTAATGATGATTTGACAAGAGAGCATTATCAGTTTTTTCTCTATCAGTTGTTGCGAGCATTGAAGTATATTCACACAG CAAATGTTTACCATCGAGATTTGAAACCAAAGAATATATTGGCTAATGCAAATTGCAAACTCAAAATTTGTGACTTCGGGTTGGCAAGAGTTGCCTTCAATGATACTCCTACAACTATATTTTGGACG GACTATGTGGCAACAAGATGGTATAGAGCACCAGAGCTGTGTGGCTCTTTTTTCTCTAAG TATACTCCTGCAATTGATATTTGGAGCATAGGCTGCATCTTTGCTGAGGTATTAACAGGAAAACCTCTGTTTCCTGGTAAAAATGTGGTTCATCAGTTGGATTTGATGACTGATCTGCTTGGGACACCCTCCTTAGAAACAGTCTCACGG ATCCGTAATGAAAAAGCGAGGAGATACTTGACCACCATGAGGAAGAAGCAGCCAATGCCACTTTCTCAGAAGTTCCCAAATGCAGATCCTCAGGCTTTAAAACTATTAGAAAGACTGTTAGCATTTGATCCAAAGGATCGGCCAACTGCTGAAGAG GCACTTGCTGATCCTTACTTCAAAGGCCTATCAAAAGTGGAGAGGGAGCCTTCTTGTCAGCCAATAACAAAGCTAGAGTTTGAGTTTGAGCGTCGGAGGGTGACAAAGGAGGACATTAGGGAACTAATTTTCCGGGAAATATTAGAATACCATCCACAACTGCTGAAAGACTACATGAATGGAACGGAAAGGACAAGTTTTCTCTATCCTAG TGCTGTTGATCAATTCAGAAAGCAGTTTGCACATCTTGAGGAAAATGGTGGTAAAAGTGGGCCAGTGATTCCACTAGAGAGGAAGCATGTTTCTCTCCCAAG atCAACAATTGTCCACTCAAATACAATACCCCCCAAGGAACAACAAAATTTGGGTACATTCAGAGATCGGCAAAACTCGGAGGAAGCATGTCGTAAGAACTCAAGGGACACAAATGGAATCAGTCATATTCCAAGGACTTTGCAGGCATCACATCGTATTCCAATGG CCAAACCTGGGAAAGTTGTTGGACCAGTCATGTCTTATGAGAATGGGAGCGACATAAAAAGTTGCTACGATCCCAAATTGTTGACAAGGAATGCTGTTCTTCCTCCTCAGGGCATCCCTCCACCATACTGTTACCGCAGGCCTAGCATGAAGCATGAAAGATCAGGAGCAGAGGGTGAGAGGGACTTGACACAAACCAAACCACAACCACCCCCACAATGTGGCATGCTGGCTAAATTAGCTCCAGAAATTGCCATAGACATGAACTCCTCTCCATTTTATCTAACGCGGGCAGGAGTGATGAAGGCAGACCAAGTAGATGATCGAATTGCCGTTGATACGAGCCTGCTGCAAGCTAAATCTCAATTTGGTGGGATTGGTGCTGCCGCTGCTGCCGCCGCAGCAGCAGTTGCGCACAGAAATGTGGGAACTGTTCAGTATGGCATGACAAGGATGTACTAG